DNA sequence from the Sceloporus undulatus isolate JIND9_A2432 ecotype Alabama chromosome 4, SceUnd_v1.1, whole genome shotgun sequence genome:
aaatcccatgattctgtaggatggactcatggcagttaaagcagtgtcaaattgcattatttgtacagtgtaaatgcaccccttGTTTGTACCTTTGGTGTCATTCTGTTTTGTAGCTGCTTCAGGTTTTGCTGCTGATTCTTTCCGTTTTCTGCAACATTTGTCCTAGGTGCCCTGAAGAGATCTTTGTCAGCAGAGCAGGTCCGAGAAGATCTTATCACTTTGGGTAGGTCCTTTTTCATGTGCCTCCGGTCATTCTGGGAAGCATCCACCGTCCATTCTCCTGTTTAACTGTGTTGAATTTCTCCTGCAGGGCTGAGTGATGAGAAGGCCAGCTATTTCGAAGAGCAGGTACGAGTTGCATTCCTTTCAGTTTGGAATTTGGGACTGCGGGCGGGCATGCATTTTCTCAGCAGCCCAGTCACTCAAAAGACGCTTGCCTTGTCCATGTATTTGTTTGTTCAGTTTTtcccccacctttctcctggcagAGATcccaaattaaaatgaaaaaacccaaaaatataGTTTGTCGTTGCtacctgccttcaagttgtttccagcctatggagaccctaagagaaacctatcatggggttttcttggcaaaatttgtccagaggaggtttgccattgcctttccctgaggctgagagaatgtgacctgtccaaaaattcagaaaaattctgaaatcccaaacactgtTGGTCCCTGTCATTTCAGATAAGGCAGGCTCCCACCTGTATTAAAACTGGCActtaaaaaccaaaccaaaccacaattggaattgttattttatttgatgCTACTCAGATCAACCTTGGTGAAATGGCCACATGAACAAAGTTTttgacgttgttgttgttttgtgatcTCCCCTAGTGGAAGAAAAGTGCTCCCACCCTCTCGCGCTTGGCTGTGGGGCAGACCCTGATGGTCAACCAGCTCATGGACATGGAATGGAAGTTTGGAGGTGAGTAGTTTTGTCCAATaaaggttttgtggattttggatgatactgtacatCTGCCTAGTTTTAAAATGCCTTAGCGTTTTCACCCTGGTttgatttgctcagaggtttCGTATGCTTttaggctgcgtctgcactgcagaaataatgcaatttgacaccattttaactgccaagtcTCAGTGcagtgaaatcctgggatctgtaggttgttgtggcaccagagctttctcacAGAAGGCTACAtagctcacgaaactacaaatcccagaattccgtagcactgagccatggcaattaaagcagtgtcaaactggattatttctgcagtgcggatgcagtcttaGTTTCTtggttatttaaaattttaaattgtccaaaattttaaaatgggttttgttTGCATGCTACCACTCTAgggatgagggccagcatggtgcaatgatttgggcattggactagtactttggaggccagggtttgaatcccggctcagctatgatatccactgggtgaccttgaccaagccacactctctcaacctcagaggatgacagtggcaaacccctctgaagaaacttgccatgaaaatcttACGATcggatcaccttagggtcgctgtaagtcagaaacgatttgaaggtgcacaacaacaacaacaaacgtttTGCCCTAAGAACCCTCATGGTACCTGGGCAAGAGGAACGTCTTCGCTGGTACTTTGCCCTCTGCATCTGCCTTGTGTGTCTCACTTTGCTTATCTCCTTCTCTCCAACAGTTACAGCCGGAAGCAGCGAACTGGAGAAAGTGGGCAGCATCTTCTTGCAGGTAAGCCATCCTCTTAACAAGGGAAAAAACTTAGGAAGATGCAGCAGGCATTGATACAGGCTGGGAGAGGTGTGTGGCACTCATGCCTGACAAGCAAAGAAATTGCTATCTTAGCCCCATCCAGCCTTCTGAGAATCTCTGGTTTACTTTTGATTCTTAAAGCCAAGTTTCTGGTCCTTATGGTAGGACCAGCTCTAACATTCCTGGGCTGTGGAAACTGGAGAGCTAGCCAGGATTTGTAGGGTGTTTTTCCACTGCTTTGGAGACAGTGGGCCCTCCTGAAATGAGCAGCTGAAGAGGGAAATAACTGGAAAACCATATAATCATACAGTGGGAAGGGGCAGCAAGGGTATCTAGTCCagcccctgccatggaggaatacacatcTAAAGCATTTCTGAGAGATTGCATCCAACCTTTGCATAaacacttccaaagaaagagactccaccactttcaaTGCAGTCTATTCCACTGATAAACAGTTCTTACTGCCAGGACATTCATTCGAATGCTTAGCCAGGTTTGCTTTTCTTGAAGTTTTAATCTATTGCttcctatcctctggagcagcagaaaacaagcttgctccatcttctatgtgacatCCCTTTAGATAGCTAAGCTATcatgtcttctcttcaccaagtggaaaatacccagctctctaagactgcagaagtaatgcagtttgacaccattttaattgccatgaattcatgctacggaatcctgggatttgtagtttgttgaggcaccagagctctctgatagagaaggctaactacggcacgttacagactgcccacaAGGGGGCAGTCttgtgccgctgccggttgctccacgagggagccgcagcagccaaaccgtgcggctccctcgtggagcaagaagaagcgccatttccggaagaggcgccgcaaggcaCGAGGCACGCACTCATGGCGCCATTTCTGGTgtgcgacgtccggacgctgtgcatctgtgacgtcaaaatggcggcacccatctgtatagggcaccaccattttgacgcacacattacgtgcgaggggcaaggcgcgtcaggaagtgccgcccccgtgcgtaatgacggcgcctcaaggggcccatctgtaacgcgcctagagctcacaaaactacaaatcccaggattccatagcataggattccaagcggtgtcaaattgtgttatttctgcagtgcagatgcagcctgtaaaGTAGTGTAACTCTGCATCCACACAATAATCCAGCttgatactattttaattgccctggctcagtgcttctgggaattgtagttttgttagacatttcaCCACCTCTGtctgagctctggtgccacagcaagctacaaatcccagaattccataccaccaagccatggcaattaaagtgatgtcaaattggattatttctacagtgtggatgcagcccaaagcAACCACTATAAGGTGATGTAACTTGTGcaactttggggtttttttccctccaAGGCGTGTGGGAAATAATTGTGCTACAGACatgaaagttatttaaaatatgggAATGCAACACAGAAAATTCCATGAACATAAAGAGGCAGGTTTCACACAgtctcccttctctggacacatttcttggcagatttcttcagagggggtttgccattaccatcccctgaggctgagagagtgtgccttgtcggtttacatggcccagctgggattcaaaccctggtcttcagagtccaagtcagtgctcaaaccactacataacgCTGATtctaatggttgtatagaagaggaaattttaGCAGGTGTTTCTTTTTAGCTGATTGTGTGGCAAAGGAacgcctgctgaaattcccttttctgcacaagcattaaaaataaaaataaaccttcaGCTTTCCCTCTGGCAACTCTGCTCTCTGACTTTAACTAGGAAGGACTCTTGAATCCAAGCCTGCTTCTGGTTGTTGCATTTACCGGCGTCTGAAATGTTTTATGATGAAAGAATCTGGATTTTCTGTCTGCAGAAGTGAACACTTCTAATTTTGGGAGACTCCCATGTCCTTTGCTTAAACtgaatacagtacttaaaataaaaactgatttCTTTTCAGCTGAAATTGGTGATTAAGAAAGGAAACCGAATGGAGCCTGTGTACATGGGTAAGTGAATTTGAACTGAAAATAGAGGGAGACAACTGCACACACCCCAAGAAGAATTGTGTCTCTGGCAAAATGCTttaaatctgtctgtctgtctgtctatctcttcCATCTAATCTATtgatctaatctctctctctccctctcttttatctttctttctttctttctttcttggggttggattgaatggcccttgtggtctcttccaactctatgattggtCCTTTTTAAGGATTGTTCAACTCAAGATGCAGTGCTGAAATGTGATGAAAATTCTCTCCATAATAATGAAACTTCAAACTGTAAGGGTGCATCTAgataaagcagtatataaatgtagctgctattgctattgctgttgctacacagtagaaataaagcagtttgacactactttaatggccacggctccatcctactgaatcctgggatttgtagtttggtgaggcatcaacattctggcagagaaggctaaaggccttctaaaactacaaatcctaggattgcaTAGGGTGACACTACAgaacttaaagtggggtcaaactgccgtatttctacagtgtaggtgcaccctaaCAGATTGAAGTTTCATTGGCTAGGCATGGAGGGCATTTTCATCACATTTTTGGACTCTTGGACATTTTAGGCCCAATTGAGGCCTTGAACCAGAAGTGATTTCTTTTCActagttgttgcttttttttttaaaggcctccctTGACCCTAAAATAGCTGAGtagggccccaaaacctgacaaAAATGCCTCCCCAGGGTGCAGTTAGAAGCATTTACCGGGGGGGGGTGTTCAGGGCATGGGGAGGTGCAGCTTTGGCTTCTTCGGCAGGGAacgtttgccactgctttcctctgaggccgagagagtgtgacttgtccagtgggtttctttggctgagcagggatttgagacCTGGCTTCTTGGAGTCCTATACACCCATGATGACTCTCTCTAAACTTGTTGAATGGAAGTGTATGCTTCTTGTTTTGTTAGTCATGGATGATGAAGAATTTGATGGTAATGGTGGTAATAATGGTGTTTTGCTCCCTTCAGAGCTGACGCTGCCCCAGTTTTACAGCTTTCTTCATGAGATGGAAAGAATGAAAACCAGTCTGGAGTGCCTCAGCTAATTCCCCCTTTGAGCTGCTGCTTAAAttggaggaaaatttcataggGGCCAGACAAGAATTTTAATTCCAGAAATGCAACCAACTCATCTCAGTCTAGTCCTTTTATCTTCTGAAAACCACGAGAGGCAAGTTGTTTTGTAAAACCTGGGGTAAAAAAACCTCATCTGTGTTGTTGTCTGTGTAGAAGGTTTGTTGGAACTCGGAAAAGACTAATGTTGGAGGgaagtgaaaataaaatgggaaaaaatgaaacattGGTCTCTCTTGAAACAAGATTTTTAAATAGTACtaaagttgtttccgacttatggtgacccttatcACAGAGATTTCTTTGCTCAGAGGGGGGTTaactctgaagccaagagagtgtgacttgcccaaggtcacccagtgggtttccatggccaaaggggtttgaaccatggtctccagagtcatagtgcaatgctcaaacttTTGCACCATGCTGACTCAAAAGCTAACTATATAGTGTAttattgttgtgtatcttcaagatATTTCCGACTTAGGGCAGGCTTATCACACAAgttccttgacaagatttttttcagaacaggtttgtctttgccttctccagaggctgagagagtgtgacttgcctaaagtcatacagtaagtttccatggccaaatggctATTTGAATTCTTTTCTCCAGAggccaatgcttaaaccactacatcatgctagctctcTATCTAAAGAGATAAAATCCTTCAAATACCCTGGATGTAGGAACGCTTGAAACTTCCCGTTTGTATTCATTAAATTTTCTACTTTGCATTCCCATGTTTTAAATAACTTCCGTGCCTCCAGCACAATTACTTCCCAATctcttggagggggaaaaaattcCCAGATTAAACAGATTATACTATTTTATAATGGCTTTCTAGGACATGCTGGAGGAAGAGATGTGCCTTGGGAGTATGTTTTGCAAATTAAGAGTAATCCAGTGCCTAGTGCCTATTGTAATCTCACGTAGCGGTAAGAAAACAAGCAAAAGTATTCGTTCTTGCTTGCCAGGGTTGTAGAAGTACAGAATTAAAGTCCTTTGGTTTGTGGCAAGCTCACAAGGAAACCTGaagtataaaaatgtattttttaaaaaatatataaaaacagcctGACAAAGATTTCTAACccgcagaaaaataaaatatatccagAATTCAGTTGTAAAACCACACTGAAATGATCAGACATACTCTTGAGAAGCTGGCAGATAGCAAAACTTGCAAAAGTCAGTGCTGCTTATTCAAAAAGGTCTTCCAAAACAGGAAATCATTCACCAAATACCTGAAAATTTGACTTGCGTTGCAACCCTTGTGGGAAATTCCCAGGGGATTTGGGCAGGGCCACTATCAGAAAAAGAAAccgaaagaaggaaaggaaaagaaaaataaaaccagcCCTTTTTCTTGTAAAGAATTTGCAAGGACTCTCCCAAGTCCCCACAAGAAGGGGAGGGTGGCTTTCTAGCTGGACTGAGACTTTTCAGCAGGACAGAAGGAGCTAAGCATTAGCTCCACCAAACAagaattctggccccaaaatgaaaatttcagtccccaaatttccaaGAGTGCAGTAACTTAACCAGAACTTAGGCAGTCAAAGAAATGGGGCAGGCAGAGTTTCtctggctgcaactgcactgcagaaatgatgcagtttgacaccactttaactgccatggctccatgtgatggaatttgggatttgtaattttctgagatatttaaccttctctatcagatagctcaggtgccacaacaaactacaaatcccacgattctgtggcatggagccatggcacttaaagtggtatcaaactattaattttgcagtgcaaatgtGGCCAAAGGGAACGGGAACAGAGCAGATAAGCAGAGTTCTAAGTGCAAACGATTTTCAGGATCttactctgcaatgctagaaatttggggaatgaaggaaagcTTTATGGAGGGAGCTCAATTTTTACTTGGGAGGCCAGTGCCTCATTTTGCCTGTTAATCACACCCGGCATACCCTGCACTGTTTTCTGGGGTCCCcatatttcatatctcatatctggaaaCAACATGTTTTTCAGAGATGGATGAtttttcaggaacactaggtcaggttcccaAGAGAAAAGGAATGTGTCCTGAGGCATGCGCATTTCTAGGTAATGGGAATTGCTTCTTCCTTAACCCAAGTCATCTGTGTTTCCTCTTGCACCTTGAGGCAAAGAATCTctttgcacccaaagcagtaTGACTTCCTGTCCATCCATCctggggatatcctgatccaatcactggTTTTGTCACgtaaaaattaaagccatcaaccagtctggaatcccattgttcaTTCCTAGGAAAGGACATCCAGCCTTTGCTACCTGACAAGATAGCCCACCACCTGGAGCTAGAGTTTAGGTATAAATATGGGTCCCAATAGCTTAGTCTGCACACACAGCCAGAATACATCTCTGTGCTCTATGTATGTTCTATGCTACCCTCAGACCTCCtggtct
Encoded proteins:
- the COMMD7 gene encoding COMM domain-containing protein 7, translated to MGLGGSPPPGQAPTDGLPAAAADLQQLNRLSAQQFSALTEVVFQFLQEPKEIERFLAQLSEFATTNKISLGPLKNIVKSLLLVPNGALKRSLSAEQVREDLITLGLSDEKASYFEEQWKKSAPTLSRLAVGQTLMVNQLMDMEWKFGVTAGSSELEKVGSIFLQLKLVIKKGNRMEPVYMELTLPQFYSFLHEMERMKTSLECLS